A stretch of Hemiscyllium ocellatum isolate sHemOce1 chromosome 38, sHemOce1.pat.X.cur, whole genome shotgun sequence DNA encodes these proteins:
- the LOC132833995 gene encoding adenosine receptor A1-like, whose protein sequence is MGVDALFIGLEATLGLSVIGVNLLVCVTVYLHREVRTLTNCLIACLALADLSVGALAVPCSIMLSLDLTLCFNNCLLLACWPLITTQFSVFVLQTIAINTHLKIHQPCRYHILVTKRRLTMAISICWISALIIGFTPVMGWNGLDISVDASTPNVSLVAERSLVGERISLLGFFPRPFQVARVANLSRAGPCSFHRVISLNYLVYFMFFCWTLLPLSTMLAVYAHSFHLVRRYVSNQRFRSAKRCDVHTARTLFLMMGLFCLCWLPLNLVNCLAFFCPSCCPSPWLVNLMVALSHLNSLLNPMVYALRKRDFGTALKAVVVQLLPGASKYKSCLARSKVSPVFHVTRP, encoded by the exons ATGGGAGTGGATGCATTGTTCATTGGGCTGGAGGCGACATTGGGTCTGAGTGTCATTGGTGTCAACCTGCTGGTCTGTGTGACCGTCTACTTACACAGGGAGGTCAGAACACTCACCAACTGTCTCATTGCATGCCTGGCGCTCGCGGATTTGAGCGTGGGTGCTCTCGCAGTGCCCTGCAGTATTATGCTGAGCTTGGATCTGACCCTATGTTTCAACAACTGCCTGCTCCTAGCCTGTTGGCCTCTCATCACCACCCAGTTCTCAGTCTTCGTCCTGCAGACCATCGCCATCAACACCCACCTGAAAATCCACCAGCCGTGCAG GTACCACATCCTGGTCACCAAGAGGCGGCTCACCATGGCCATCTCCATTTGCTGGATCTCGGCACTAATCATCGGCTTCACCCCGGTGATGGGATGGAACGGCCTGGACATATCCGTCGACGCCTCCACGCCCAACGTCAGCCTGGTGGCCGAGAGGTCTCTGGTGGGGGAGAGGATCTCCCTTCTGGGCTTCTTCCCCCGGCCTTTCCAGGTGGCCAGAGTCGCCAACCTCAGCAGGGCGGGCCCTTGTTCCTTCCATCGCGTGATATCCCTCAACTACCTGGTGTACTTCATGTTCTTCTGCTGGACTCTGCTGCCCCTCTCGACGATGCTAGCCGTTTACGCCCACTCCTTCCACCTGGTCCGTCGGTACGTCAGCAACCAGCGGTTCCGGTCGGCCAAGCGCTGCGATGTCCACACCGCCAGGACCCTTTTCCTGATGATGGGCCTCTTCTGCCTCTGTTGGCTGCCCCTCAACCTGGTCAACTGCCTGGCCTTCTTCTGCCCCAGCTGCTGCCCGTCGCCCTGGCTGGTCAACCTGATGGTGGCGCTCTCCCACCTGAACTCGCTGCTGAATCCGATGGTCTACGCGCTGAGGAAGAGGGACTTTGGAACCGCACTCAAGGCCGTTGTTGTCCAACTCTTGCCGGGTGCCTCCAAATACAAGTCTTGCCTCGCCAGGTCAAAGGTCAGCCCTGTATTCCACGTCACGCGCCCGTAG